From a region of the Listeria monocytogenes ATCC 19117 genome:
- a CDS encoding helix-turn-helix domain-containing protein: MAKAKYDENFKKSLVALYRRGKTKHSICQEFSVPNSTFGKWIKKFNNDDNIESNEILNILQAQELKKQRALLEEELSILTEAINVFENPPIKN; encoded by the coding sequence ATGGCTAAAGCAAAATATGACGAGAATTTCAAAAAAAGTTTGGTTGCTTTATATCGCAGAGGGAAAACGAAGCATAGTATCTGTCAGGAATTTAGTGTCCCTAATTCAACTTTTGGAAAATGGATAAAAAAATTTAATAATGATGACAATATTGAATCGAACGAAATCTTAAATATCTTGCAAGCGCAGGAACTAAAAAAACAACGGGCGCTATTAGAAGAAGAATTATCTATCTTAACAGAAGCAATTAATGTCTTTGAAAACCCGCCAATTAAAAATTGA